The window CGTCAGCCGGAGCCGCCAGGCTCCGGAAGCTGGTGTCTCCGCGTCCGCAGGCCTGAAGGGCCGACACATCCGCTGCGGCGAAAGCTGTATCGCCCCTCCGGGGCTTTGGACAGGAATTCGGCATCTGACCGGTGGCTCACGCCACCGGCTGAGGTTGTGTCGGCCCGCCGGGCCTGAAACGCTGTTCAATCTACGCCCCCCATTTTCCGGATGAGCCGAAAATCTTCTGTGGCCGACCACGTAGACCTCCGCAGTCATTCGGCGGTCACGATCAGACGGAGTTGCGACGATGAAGGCGATGATTCTTCCTCGCGTTGTTTCGCTGGGTGAGTGCGATCGGCCGCTGGAACTCGTCGATCTGGCGCAGCCCGAACCCGGTTTCGGCGAAATCCTCATTCGGGTTCTGACCTGCGGAGTCTGTCACACGGAGCTGGACGAAATTGAGGGCCGCACGCCTCCGCCGCGATTCCCTGTGGTTCCCGGTCACGAAGTCGTCGGTCTCGTCGAACGTAATGGCCCCGGGGCGTCGAAGCATGCGGTCGGCGATCGAGTTGGCGTCGGCTGGATTTATTCCTCAACGGGAAGCGAAGACGAAAACCTGGCGGCGGACTTCCGGGCAACGGGACGCGACGTGAACGGCGGCTATGCCGATTACATGACGATTCCCGAAGACTATGCCTACCCAATTCCGGATGCGTTTACCGACGAACAGGCCGCTCCGCTGCTGTGTGCAGGAGCCATCGGTTACCGCGCTTTGCGGCTGACGAAACTGGCCGACGGCGAACGACTGGGCCTGACGGGATTCGGCGGTTCGGCTCATCTGGTGCTGCAACTGACAAGGCACCTGTATCCCCGCTCCGACGTGTATGTGTTTGCCAGAGACGCACAGTCGCGCGCGTTTGCGCTGGAACTGGGAGCCGTCTGGGCCGGGCACACCGAAGACCGGCCGCCTCGATCGCTGCATGCCATCATCGACACGACGCCGGCCTGGAAACCGATCGTCGAAGCCATGGCCAGCCTGAAACCCGGCGGCCGGCTGGTCATCAACGCGATTCGAAAAGAAGACGCCGACAGGGACGCGCTGCTTGGGCTCAGCTACCACGATCACCTGTGGATGGAACGCGAAATCAAAACAGTGGCCAACATCACTCAACATGACATTCGCGGATTCCTGCCGATCGCCGCGGAGATTCCGATGCAGCCGCGAGTCGAAACGTATTCGCTGGAAGACGCCAATCGCGCATTGACGGACCTGAAACACCGAAACGTCCGCGGCGCGAAGGTGCTGGTGGTGAACCGCCCGCAGTAGTTAGCCGAGTGGCCATTGTGAAGAAACCATCGCACATGGAGCAGGATTCATCACCCTCCTGGCGAAGCCGGGGAGGGTCGACGTTGATCCGTGTTCAGCGGATCGACAAGGGGAGGGCCGGGAACGGCGAGTGACGTCGCAAGTCGCGTCCCCTGCGAACAGCCCTCCCCGAGTCGAATCGGCTGAACGCCGATTTCGCCATCGACCCTCCCACTGCGCGGGAGGGTGAAATGGTCATCCGCGGTAGCAGCAAGTTGACCATTCGCCTTACTTCGTGCTGCCACTGTCGTTCGACGCGGCAACACCCGTCAAATACTCATGAATCGACGCGGCGGCTTTGCGGCCGGCTCCCATGGCCAGAATTACGGTGGCTCCGCCGGTGACGATGTCGCCGCCGGCAAAGACGCCCGGTTTTGATGTCGCCAGAGTCTTCTCGTCGGCGACGATGTAACCTCGGGAGTTCGTTTTGAGGTCTTCCGTCGACGACTGAACCAGCGGGTTGGCTCCGGTTCCCAGAGCAATAACGGCCATGTCGATCGGGATGCGAAATTCCGATCCGGCTATCGGCACCGGCGAGCGGCGACCGGAGGCATCCGGTTCTCCCAACTGCATTCGCCGGCATTCCGCCGCAGTCAGTCGCCCGGAATCGTCACCAACGAACGAAGTCGGGGCCGTCAGCTCAACAAACTCGACGCCCTCTTCTTCCGCATGACGAACTTCTTCCGCACGCGCCGGCATTTCTGCTTTGGTCCGGCGATACAGCAGCATCGCGCGGAGGCTCCCAGACGCAGAGCTGTGCGGACGGCGTCCATTGCCGTGTTGCCGCCGCCGACGACCGCGACGACTCGACCACGACAGTCGTACACCGGTTCGTCGTAAACCGGATGTTCGTTCGCATGCATCAGGTTGACGCGCGTCAGAAACTCGTTGGCGGAATACACTCCCGCCAGGTACTCACCGGGAATCCCCAGAAACTTCGGCAGGCCGGCACCGGTGGCGATGAACACGGCATCGAATCCTTCTTCGCCCAGCAGTTCGTCGACGGTAATCGTCTTGCCGATCACGACGTTGGTTTCAAACTTCACGCCCAGTGTCCGCAGGTTTTCAATTTCCTGCCGAACAATGGCCTTGGGAAGCCGGAATTCGGGAATGCCGTAGATCAGCACGCCGCCCGGTTCGTGCAGCGCTTCAAAGATGGTGGCGTCGTGTCCCTTAAGCACCAGATCACCCGCGGCGCTCAGTCCGGCCGGACCGCTGCCGATGATGGCCACGCGTTTGCCCGTGGACGGAGCTTTCTGCGGCAACACCGCGCCGCCGTGCTGTTGTTCGTAGTCGGCCACGAAACGTTCCAGATAACCGATCCCCAGCGGTGCGAAGCGTTTGCCGATGATGCAGCGCCTTCGCACTGGTCTTCCTGAGGACACACGCGGCCGGTGATTCCGGGCAGAACGTTGTCTTCGCGAATCTTCGCCGCGGCCGCTGCGTAGTCGCCTTCGTAAATCAGGTGAACGAACTCCTTCACCTTCACGCCGACCGGACAGCCTTCGACACATTTCGGATGATTGCATTCCAGACACCGCGCCGCCTCGGATTTGGCCTGAATCACGGACAGGCCGAGATTCACCTTCGTGGAAATCGTGACGGCGTTCGTCGGCCGGTTCGACGGGCATTTCCTGACGAGGCAGCCGGATTCGATCTTTCGGAGATAACGGATTCGTCATGATTCGCGTCCCGTGGGGTTCTGATGAACGGCGAGTTCCGGATGAGCTTTCGCCAGCCGACACACGTGATCGACTTCACACAAGTCCTGCTGCGGATGTTCTTCAAACTGCTGCAGCGCCTGTCGCTCGGTGTCGCGGTACATGGCGTTTCGCTGAGCCAGTACGTCAAAGTCCACCTGATGCCGTCGAATTCGGGACCGTCAACACACGCGAAACGAGATTCTCCGCCGACGATCACACGACATCCGCCGCACATGCCCGTTCCGTCCACCATGATGGAATTCAGACTGACGATCGTCGGAATCTTGGCCGCCCGAGTCACTTCGGCCACGCCCCGCATCATTGGAATCGGACCGATCGCCAGCACCAGATCGATGCTTTCGTTTGAGGGACTTTGAGAAAAGGGGGCTGCCCCTCTCCGGCATCTCTGTCACAGTGCCGATCAGTTCCTGCAGCTTGTCCGTGACAAGTCCCTGCTGACCGTAACTGCCGTCATCGGTCATCACAAACAATTCGTGCGCCGCGTCGCGCAATTCGTCTTCCAGAATGACCAGGTCTTTGTTCCGCGCGCCGAGAATCGCCTGCACGTGATTGCCGGCCTGTTTCAGAGCCTTCGCCGTCGGCATGGCAATCGCCGCACCGACTCCGCCGGCAACCACCACGACCGTGCCGTATTTTCGGATCTCAGACGGCTTTCCCAGCGGACCGACGACGTCCAGAATGAACTGACCGGCGTCCAGCGAATTCAGCAGCCGAGTCGTCTTGCCGACACCCTGCACAATCAGCCGAATCGTCCCGCGTTCCGGATCACTGCCCGCAATTGTCAGCGGAATGCGTTCCCCGTGTTCATGCACCCGCACAATCACAAACTGCCCCGGCTGCTGCTTCTTCGCAACCCGCGGAGCAAGTACGTGAAGGTTGCGAACGTTCTCCGCCAGCCAGGCAGCCTCAACGATTTCAAACACAGGTTTCCTCCGCGGGTGGTGTTTCGTCGGCGAGACTCAGATTCTACGGTCGCATTTGACGTTGGCGCTGCGAATCGATACTGCAATTGCCGTCCCGATTACCGTGAATTGCCCCGCGATCGGTTGCCGGACGTTGGAGCGAGTTACGGCACTCGTTCTTCAAAACGATCCCGGCCGGACGGTGCCGAATTTTCGCAATCGGCAGAAGGTGCGGGTACGGCATCTTCTCATAACGGATGGCCTGGAGCCGCCGGGATTTCGCTGTAATGCGCTGCTTCGATCGTGCGTCACATTGGCGAACGGTCGCTGTCGGCGATTTTCAGCCGCGGCGCGATGTTCGTTCTGCGACGAGGTGTGGCCCGCTGTGGTCGCTGCCTCGACGGTTGACTACTTTCCGACTCACATCAACAAGGCAGCGCTTTCCGGGAACGTGGCGGAAGCGTGATCGCGAGTTTCGTTCGGCAGTTCCTGGCACTGCGAGTTCTGCAGTTCAAACGGTGGATCGAGAAAGCGATTTCCGAGAATCGTGACGGTCCGGCGAGCTACTGTCCTGTTCGAGCGTGTCGCGATGTCACACAATCCTCGTGCTGCGCAATATCGCACGTCATTGCGTGCGAATCACGGATCGAACTGACGCGGCACGTGATTCGCAGCGCGGCCATCGAGACAAACGGCAATCGCCAGCGGATACGACATGGCAACGAAGACATCCAGAATTACGCATCTCTTGACGCTCGCCATCACCCGCGGTCTTCCGCTGGTATTGGGTCTGGCCGTGCTGGTCGGCATCATCGCGTGGATGTCGGGCGCGTTTGTGGACAAAGTCGCGCCGGGAGAACAGGAAGTCGCCGTTCGCAGGCGTGCTCCCGATCAGCCGGTCGCCGCCGTTGGCGAAGTGCTGAAGGAGTACGTCGAAGAAGCGCTGGGAACTCTGCGGGCTGCGGACCGCACGGTGATTTCACCCAAAGTGCTGGCCAGGATCCGAGATATCAGTGTTCAGGCCGACGAAGAAGTCGAAGCGGGGCAGGTACTTGTCGAACTGGAAGAAGGCGAACTTCGAGCCCGTCTGAACCAGGCCACCGAAGCGGTCCAGGCGGCGACGGCCAGCGCCACGGAAGCGCAGTCGGCATTTGATCGCATCAAGACGCTGTACGAAAAAGACGCCACCAGCAAGGCTGTGTACGACGAAGCGTTCGCTCGTTTTAAGGTCGCGGAAGCGGACCTTCGCCGATCCGAACAGTCGGTTGCTGAAGCCACGGCGATGCTGTCCTACACGGTTATTGCCGCTCCAAAAGCCGGGCGCGTCGTGGATCGCCTGGCCGAACCGGGTGACATGGCGACTCCCGGACAGCCACTGCTGACGATGTACGACCCCAACACGCTGCGGCTGGAAGTTCCCGTGATGGAACATCTGGCGCTGAAGCTGAAGATCGGTGACAAGGTGACCGTCGGCATCGATGCCCTGAACCGCGAACTCGCCGGCACGGTGGCTCAGCGAGTTCCCCAGGCCGAAGCATCCAGTCGGTCGTTTCTGGTCAAGGTCGACGTGCCTCAGTCGGGAGAACTGTTCGAAGGCATGTTCGGCCGACTGCTGATTCCGGCGGGCGAACGGCGGCATCTGTGCCTTCCGACCACCGCGATTCAGTCGATCGGGCAGCTTGATTTCGTCGACGTTGTGCGCAGCGACGATACGCTGGAACGCCGCTTCATCAAGACGGGCCGCGAAGGCCTGCCGGGCAAGATCGAAGTGCTGAGCGGCCTGGAAGCCGGAGAAAACGTCATCGTGCATTCCGGCAGTTCCGATCACACACACGATTCGAATGGCGGAGCGCACGATGAGTGACGCTTCAACCCCGAATCCACAGCAGACGCCCTTTCTGACTCGCGTCGTCGAAGTCTTTCTGCGCGGCGACGTTGCAATTCTGCTGACACTGGTGTCGCTGATCCTCGGTGCCGCTTCGCTGTACCTGACGCCGCGCGAGGAAGAACCGCAGATCGTTGTTCCGATCGCCGATCTGTTCGTGAATGCTCCCGGCCTTTCGGCAAC is drawn from Planctomycetaceae bacterium and contains these coding sequences:
- a CDS encoding zinc-dependent alcohol dehydrogenase family protein; this translates as MKAMILPRVVSLGECDRPLELVDLAQPEPGFGEILIRVLTCGVCHTELDEIEGRTPPPRFPVVPGHEVVGLVERNGPGASKHAVGDRVGVGWIYSSTGSEDENLAADFRATGRDVNGGYADYMTIPEDYAYPIPDAFTDEQAAPLLCAGAIGYRALRLTKLADGERLGLTGFGGSAHLVLQLTRHLYPRSDVYVFARDAQSRAFALELGAVWAGHTEDRPPRSLHAIIDTTPAWKPIVEAMASLKPGGRLVINAIRKEDADRDALLGLSYHDHLWMEREIKTVANITQHDIRGFLPIAAEIPMQPRVETYSLEDANRALTDLKHRNVRGAKVLVVNRPQ
- a CDS encoding FAD-dependent oxidoreductase, translating into MPARAEEVRHAEEEGVEFVELTAPTSFVGDDSGRLTAAECRRMQLGEPDASGRRSPVPIAGSEFRIPIDMAVIALGTGANPLVQSSTEDLKTNSRGYIVADEKTLATSKPGVFAGGDIVTGGATVILAMGAGRKAAASIHEYLTGVAASNDSGSTK
- a CDS encoding FAD-dependent oxidoreductase, which gives rise to MRRRCIIGKRFAPLGIGYLERFVADYEQQHGGAVLPQKAPSTGKRVAIIGSGPAGLSAAGDLVLKGHDATIFEALHEPGGVLIYGIPEFRLPKAIVRQEIENLRTLGVKFETNVVIGKTITVDELLGEEGFDAVFIATGAGLPKFLGIPGEYLAGVYSANEFLTRVNLMHANEHPVYDEPVYDCRGRVVAVVGGGNTAMDAVRTALRLGASARCCCIAGPKQKCRRVRKKFVMRKKRASSLLS
- a CDS encoding sulfide/dihydroorotate dehydrogenase-like FAD/NAD-binding protein — protein: MFEIVEAAWLAENVRNLHVLAPRVAKKQQPGQFVIVRVHEHGERIPLTIAGSDPERGTIRLIVQGVGKTTRLLNSLDAGQFILDVVGPLGKPSEIRKYGTVVVVAGGVGAAIAMPTAKALKQAGNHVQAILGARNKDLVILEDELRDAAHELFVMTDDGSYGQQGLVTDKLQELIGTVTEMPERGSPLFSKSLKRKHRSGAGDRSDSNDAGRGRSDSGGQDSDDRQSEFHHGGRNGHVRRMSCDRRRRISFRVC
- a CDS encoding efflux RND transporter periplasmic adaptor subunit, which codes for MATKTSRITHLLTLAITRGLPLVLGLAVLVGIIAWMSGAFVDKVAPGEQEVAVRRRAPDQPVAAVGEVLKEYVEEALGTLRAADRTVISPKVLARIRDISVQADEEVEAGQVLVELEEGELRARLNQATEAVQAATASATEAQSAFDRIKTLYEKDATSKAVYDEAFARFKVAEADLRRSEQSVAEATAMLSYTVIAAPKAGRVVDRLAEPGDMATPGQPLLTMYDPNTLRLEVPVMEHLALKLKIGDKVTVGIDALNRELAGTVAQRVPQAEASSRSFLVKVDVPQSGELFEGMFGRLLIPAGERRHLCLPTTAIQSIGQLDFVDVVRSDDTLERRFIKTGREGLPGKIEVLSGLEAGENVIVHSGSSDHTHDSNGGAHDE